A single window of Drosophila suzukii chromosome 3, CBGP_Dsuzu_IsoJpt1.0, whole genome shotgun sequence DNA harbors:
- the LOC139353018 gene encoding uncharacterized protein, translated as MHLSLIYLALVAQLVTAFQLPSEIEKCRYQDNICLLRSSNLLIRRYGKTGLPEINLEPQDAIKVPPYTLQRGNRDLHFWHDWNVSDQWVYGFENTTLTKIQGFDRDPRRSQVEIHGRVPSVSSTLRFQFLSQFLTLKVNTTGRAKSDFQNFRFILKFSLTADDKGYAKIYKLTLNLDLDRWIQELEDLFVSNTDLTVIANEWMNRNWREYWVDIEPEITEIVRLLILEKFDKIFAAVPYKDMFLQV; from the exons ATGCACTTGAGCTTGATATATCTCGCACTTGTTGCTCAGCTCGTAACAGCTTTTCAATTGC CTTCTGAAATAGAAAAGTGTCGCTACCAGGATAATATATGTCTCTTGCGGAGCAGCAACTTGCTGATCCGACGGTATGGAAAAACAGGACTACCGGAAATCAATTTGGAACCACAGGACGCTATTAAAGTTCCACCCTACACACTTCAGCGGGGGAATCGCGATCTGCATTTCTGGCACGACTGGAACGTGAGTGACCAATGGGTCTACGGATTTGAGAACACCACCTTGACCAAGATCCAAGGATTCGACCGAGACCCTAGGCGTTCGCAAGTGGAGATACATGGTCGTGTTCCCAGCGTGAGCTCTACGCTGCGATTTCAATTTTTATCGCAATTTCTCACCTTAAAAGTAAACACGACTGGTCGAGCAAAGTCAGATTTTCAGAACTTTCGGTTTATTCTTAAATTCTCCCTCACTGCTGACGACAAAGGATATGCTAAGATCTACAAACTTACCCTTAATTTGGATTTGGATCG CTGGATTCAGGAGTTGGAAGACCTATTTGTAAGCAATACAGATCTTACCGTGATCGCTAACGAATGGATGAACCGGAACTGGAGAGAGTATTGGGTGGATATTGAACCGGAAATAACGGAAATCGTTCGTCTATTAATACTTGAaaaatttgataaaatttttGCTGCGGTGCCCTATAAAGATATGTTTCTTCAGGTGTAA
- the LOC108018382 gene encoding protein takeout, which translates to MQLSLIYLVLVAHLVASTQLPSDVEKCRYHDDNCILRSGNWVIQRYGKTGVAQMNIEPVDAIKVPPYELQKGNRDQPFWHDWKVIDQWVYGFENTTLTKIQGFDRDPRRSQVEIHGRVPSVSSTARFQFNSKFLTLKLNATGGGKTDFQNFRFIAKFSLTVDNKGYAKIYKLSLSLGLDRWIQMLDDLFVGNTDLSVIANEWINVNWHEYWVDIEPDITEFTRRFLIKKLNRVFSTVLYKDFFL; encoded by the exons ATGCAATTGAGCTTGATATATCTCGTACTTGTTGCTCACCTGGTAGCATCCACTCAATTGC CTTCTGATGTAGAAAAGTGTCGCTACCACGACGATAACTGTATCTTGCGCAGCGGCAACTGGGTGATCCAGCGATATGGTAAAACAGGAGTGGCAcagatgaatatagaaccagTGGATGCTATTAAGGTACCCCCTTACGAGCTTCAGAAGGGGAATCGTGATCAACCCTTCTGGCATGACTGGAAAGTGATTGACCAATGGGTCTACGGTTTTGAGAACACCACCTTGACCAAGATCCAAGGATTCGACCGAGACCCTAGGCGTTCGCAGGTTGAGATACATGGTCGAGTACCCAGCGTGAGCTCTACGGCGCGATTTCAATTCAATTCCAAATTTCTCACATTGAAATTGAATGCGACTGGTGGTGGCAAGACAGATTTCCAAAACTTTCGGTTTATCGCTAAGTTCTCTCTTACAGTAGATAACAAAGGATATGCTAAGATCTACAAACTAAGTCTCAGTTTGGGTTTGGAccg ctGGATTCAAATGCTGGATGATCTTTTTGTGGGCAACACAGATCTTTCCGTAATCGCTAACGAATGGATCAACGTGAACTGGCATGAGTATTGGGTGGATATCGAACCGGATATAACGGAATTTACGCGtcgatttttaattaaaaaactgAACAGAGTTTTCTCCACGGTGCTCTATAAAGATTTCTTTCTTTAG
- the LOC108018383 gene encoding circadian clock-controlled protein daywake: protein MRSLAYVAISVQLFVGLQCQSLPAKVKKCHYGDGKCLVESANALLRNFPKGIPEVNLKPFNVLPVRDWLLVNDSQVGGAWYFFELLNQINYGFENTTITEIRGFDKDPTATRIEIHGKIPRLVYKGDYLAKGRMLWFVDINSHGTSESDFLNFRFDLTLKVRIEYRNNKRYLKIYELVPNIRLDRWIMWLDNFFPDNEDLTIAINNLFNRNWVEFWNELEPGILSLFETVFLSLFEDLFEKVPYDDLFLADEDSK from the exons ATGCGTTCCCTGGCTTACGTGGCTATCAGCGTTCAGCTATTCGTCGGACTGCAGTGCCAGAGTTTGC CTGCTAAGGTGAAAAAATGCCATTACGGTGACGGAAAGTGCTTAGTAGAGTCGGCCAATGCCCTGCTGAGGAACTTCCCAAAGGGCATACCCGAGGTCAATCTGAAGCCCTTCAATGTGCTGCCCGTGCGGGACTGGCTGCTGGTCAATGATTCCCAGGTGGGTGGTGCCTGGTACTTCTTCGAACTGCTAAACCAGATCAACTACGGCTTCGAGAACACCACCATTACGGAGATCCGGGGCTTCGACAAAGATCCCACAGCCACCAGGATCGAAATTCATGGGAAGATTCCCCGGCTGGTCTACAAGGGCGACTATTTGGCCAAAGGTCGGATGCTCTGGTTCGTGGATATAAACTCTCACGGTACCTCCGAGTCGGACTTCCTTAATTTCCGGTTCGATCTAACGTTAAAAGTGCGCATCGAGTACAGGAACAACAAGCGATACCTAAAGATCTATGAACTTGTTCCGAATATAAGACTGGATCG GTGGATAATGTGGCTGGACAACTTCTTTCCAGACAATGAAGACCTGACCATAGCTATCAACAATCTGTTTAATCGGAATTGGGTGGAGTTCTGGAACGAACTAGAGCCGGGAATTCTAAGCCTGTTTGAAACCGTCTTCCTAAGCCTGTTCGAAGATTTATTCGAAAAAGTACCTTACGATGATCTGTTCCTAGCCGATGAAGACTCCAAATAG
- the LOC108018395 gene encoding protein takeout isoform X1: MLNIIITLLLLQIIGSLQGQMLPKEIKKCHFGESQCIVHSMNLLIKKFPRGIPALGMKPIDVVDIKNSKFWNDEKVGAFWLDFDLFNQVNYGFENTTITKVSGFDENPTSSLIEIHGRIPSLIHKGSYYSQGRVWIVELNSTGESFSDFQNFRFVLKLKVIMEYRNNKRYLKIYELNPFVNMDRWVFWLDNFFESNTDMTIAINQVFNLHWVEFWNELEPTNLKIFASVFRDIFEDIFKKVSYDDMFLPVSKDSEVND; encoded by the exons ATGCTCAATATAATAATCACTCTGCTGCTCCTGCAGATCATCGGATCGCTGCAGGGCCAGATGCTAC CGAAGGAAATTAAAAAGTGTCACTTTGGTGAGTCTCAGTGCATCGTGCATTCGATGAACTTGTTGATAAAGAAGTTTCCAAGGGGAATACCGGCGCTGGGAATGAAACCCATCGATGTGGTGGACATCAAAAACTCCAAGTTCTGGAACGATGAGAAGGTTGGTGCGTTTTGGCTTGACTTCGATTTGTTTAATCAAGTGAACTATGGCTTCGAAAATACGACGATCACTAAGGTAAGTGGGTTCGATGAGAATCCCACCTCAAGCCTGATCGAAATACACGGCCGGATACCAAGTCTCATCCACAAGGGCAGCTACTACTCTCAAGGAAGAGTGTGGATTGTGGAGCTGAATTCCACGGGAGAATCCTTTTCGGACTTCCAAAACTTTCGCTTTGTACTCAAACTGAAAGTTATCATGGAGTATCGGAATAACAAGCGCTATTTGAAGATCTACGAGCTAAACCCCTTTGTCAATATGGATCG GTGGGTCTTTTGGCTGGACAACTTTTTCGAATCGAACACGGATATGACGATAGCCATAAACCAGGTGTTCAATCTGCACTGGGTGGAGTTTTGGAACGAGCTAGAGCCGACAAATCTGAAAATATTTGCTAGTGTGTTCCGAGATATATTTGAAGATATCTTCAAAAAGGTCTCCTACGATGATATGTTTTTACCGGTTTCCAAAGACTCCGAAGTAAATGATTAA
- the LOC108018395 gene encoding protein takeout isoform X2 encodes MNLLIKKFPRGIPALGMKPIDVVDIKNSKFWNDEKVGAFWLDFDLFNQVNYGFENTTITKVSGFDENPTSSLIEIHGRIPSLIHKGSYYSQGRVWIVELNSTGESFSDFQNFRFVLKLKVIMEYRNNKRYLKIYELNPFVNMDRWVFWLDNFFESNTDMTIAINQVFNLHWVEFWNELEPTNLKIFASVFRDIFEDIFKKVSYDDMFLPVSKDSEVND; translated from the exons ATGAACTTGTTGATAAAGAAGTTTCCAAGGGGAATACCGGCGCTGGGAATGAAACCCATCGATGTGGTGGACATCAAAAACTCCAAGTTCTGGAACGATGAGAAGGTTGGTGCGTTTTGGCTTGACTTCGATTTGTTTAATCAAGTGAACTATGGCTTCGAAAATACGACGATCACTAAGGTAAGTGGGTTCGATGAGAATCCCACCTCAAGCCTGATCGAAATACACGGCCGGATACCAAGTCTCATCCACAAGGGCAGCTACTACTCTCAAGGAAGAGTGTGGATTGTGGAGCTGAATTCCACGGGAGAATCCTTTTCGGACTTCCAAAACTTTCGCTTTGTACTCAAACTGAAAGTTATCATGGAGTATCGGAATAACAAGCGCTATTTGAAGATCTACGAGCTAAACCCCTTTGTCAATATGGATCG GTGGGTCTTTTGGCTGGACAACTTTTTCGAATCGAACACGGATATGACGATAGCCATAAACCAGGTGTTCAATCTGCACTGGGTGGAGTTTTGGAACGAGCTAGAGCCGACAAATCTGAAAATATTTGCTAGTGTGTTCCGAGATATATTTGAAGATATCTTCAAAAAGGTCTCCTACGATGATATGTTTTTACCGGTTTCCAAAGACTCCGAAGTAAATGATTAA
- the LOC108018395 gene encoding protein takeout isoform X3: MKPIDVVDIKNSKFWNDEKVGAFWLDFDLFNQVNYGFENTTITKVSGFDENPTSSLIEIHGRIPSLIHKGSYYSQGRVWIVELNSTGESFSDFQNFRFVLKLKVIMEYRNNKRYLKIYELNPFVNMDRWVFWLDNFFESNTDMTIAINQVFNLHWVEFWNELEPTNLKIFASVFRDIFEDIFKKVSYDDMFLPVSKDSEVND, from the exons ATGAAACCCATCGATGTGGTGGACATCAAAAACTCCAAGTTCTGGAACGATGAGAAGGTTGGTGCGTTTTGGCTTGACTTCGATTTGTTTAATCAAGTGAACTATGGCTTCGAAAATACGACGATCACTAAGGTAAGTGGGTTCGATGAGAATCCCACCTCAAGCCTGATCGAAATACACGGCCGGATACCAAGTCTCATCCACAAGGGCAGCTACTACTCTCAAGGAAGAGTGTGGATTGTGGAGCTGAATTCCACGGGAGAATCCTTTTCGGACTTCCAAAACTTTCGCTTTGTACTCAAACTGAAAGTTATCATGGAGTATCGGAATAACAAGCGCTATTTGAAGATCTACGAGCTAAACCCCTTTGTCAATATGGATCG GTGGGTCTTTTGGCTGGACAACTTTTTCGAATCGAACACGGATATGACGATAGCCATAAACCAGGTGTTCAATCTGCACTGGGTGGAGTTTTGGAACGAGCTAGAGCCGACAAATCTGAAAATATTTGCTAGTGTGTTCCGAGATATATTTGAAGATATCTTCAAAAAGGTCTCCTACGATGATATGTTTTTACCGGTTTCCAAAGACTCCGAAGTAAATGATTAA
- the LOC118877546 gene encoding protein takeout, whose amino-acid sequence MNNMNSLIWLCCCFPVLIFGAGLPDDIEKCHFGDSTCLVRSINSLIKRYPKGIPEIGIPPLDSYNYSDSIILESPSHGPIWMDFRMRDNVSKGFNNATITHVEGFLYEPNQKQIVLKVRLPRLLHEATYEMVGKVMFFVYNTTGRLSSDFQNIRITLTIKALVEYRNDKRYLKIYDLKPSIDLDRWIIWLENLYKDNMDVTIFMNQLLNENWVEFWNELQPGLIKSFTISFTTLINKVFENIAYDDMFLPYLDVRIGS is encoded by the exons ATGAACAACATGAATTCGCTGATTTGGTTGTGTTGCTGTTTTCCAGTTCTAATCTTTGGAGCAGGCTTAC CTGATGATATTGAAAAGTGCCATTTTGGAGACTCCACATGCCTGGTTCGGTCCATCAATTCCTTGATCAAGCGCTACCCGAAGGGAATCCCGGAAATAGGCATCCCGCCGCTGGACTCTTACAACTATTCGGACTCCATCATTCTAGAATCGCCGAGTCACGGACCCATCTGGATGGACTTTCGCATGCGGGACAATGTGAGCAAGGGATTCAATAATGCCACAATCACCCATGTGGAGGGATTTCTTTATGAGCCCAACCAGAAGCAGATTGTGCTGAAGGTCCGTTTACCCCGACTCCTGCACGAGGCCACCTACGAAATGGTGGGCAAGGTCATGTTCTTTGTCTACAACACCACTGGACGGCTGTCCTCCGACTTTCAGAACATCCGCATAACCCTTACCATCAAGGCGTTAGTGGAGTACAGGAATGACAAGCGTTATCTTAAGATTTACGATCTGAAACCCAGCATAGACTTGGATCG GTGGATCATTTGGTTAGAAAACCTGTACAAGGATAATATGGACGTGACCATATTCATGAATCAGCTGCTCAACGAAAACTGGGTGGAGTTCTGGAATGAGCTGCAACCCGGTTTGATCAAATCTTTCACCATTTCTTTTACCACCTTAATTAACAAAGTGTTTGAGAATATTGCCTACGATGACATGTTTCTCCCCTATCTAGACGTAAGAATTGGTTCTTGA
- the LOC118877548 gene encoding uncharacterized protein — MWQLALGLGLIQQLSLAIVVERNMFAYYKVPAAQLLYSQDSDSDLDSHSQEDSLLGGGQVSDLYYVLQCPPKLDEAIPKPQDMQTCSVVDQYKGMWKKKKPKPKKRFHMVPFRIVLRPLGPPARRRSLKRRKRQHKGQKNPSNKYPYDQTAEVSSQVKLQEMTSPLQFLGLPHKRQKLLKLSADHRKFKKGSRSKGHQHMYHRDESYNDHIFYDELQDDGKFHKLGKDLI; from the coding sequence ATGTGGCAGTTGGCACTGGGATTGGGCCTCATCCAGCAGCTGAGCTTGGCCATCGTGGTGGAGCGCAACATGTTCGCCTACTACAAGGTGCCGGCTGCCCAGTTGCTCTATTCCCAAGACTCGGATTCGGATCTCGACTCCCATTCCCAGGAGGACAGCCTTCTTGGTGGAGGTCAGGTCAGCGATCTCTACTACGTGCTGCAGTGCCCACCAAAACTGGACGAGGCTATCCCCAAGCCGCAGGACATGCAAACCTGCAGTGTGGTGGACCAATACAAGGGCATGTGGAAAAAGAAGAAGCCCAAGCCCAAGAAGCGCTTCCACATGGTTCCATTCCGGATAGTGCTCCGTCCATTGGGACCACCAGCCAGGAGACGCAGCCTTAAGCGTCGCAAGCGCCAGCACAAAGGTCAAAAGAATCCAAGTAACAAGTATCCATATGACCAGACTGCAGAGGTGTCCAGTCAAGTGAAACTGCAAGAGATGACCAGTCCGCTTCAGTTCCTGGGTCTCCCCCACAAACGGCAGAAACTTCTCAAGCTGTCCGCCGACCATCGAAAGTTCAAGAAGGGCAGTAGGTCCAAAGGTCACCAGCACATGTACCATCGCGATGAGTCCTACAACGATCACATCTTCTACGACGAACTTCAAGATGACGGAAAGTTCCACAAGCTCGGAAAAGATCTAATCTAG